CTCTGTTCGCATGTCCTTTTTCTCTATCTCTATATCTCTTTAAGTTGGCCTGTGATTAGAAGGACATACCTACATACATTATCCAAAATCCAAGCCCCGAAACCAAAACCTTTACAAAAAGGCAAACATAATCCCACCCACCCAAAATCCCCTTAATTGGTGTACACACTCCGTATTAGTAGTAACGTACCTAGACGTAACCGTACTACTCCCTAGTCAGTAGTTAATTAACCTAACCCCCACCAAAAACCAATACAAATTTAGTTAGTACGTATGCAATCTTATACTAACCGAACCGTTTGAAACAAATTAATACAATACCTTCAAACTACAAAACCCCCATACAGCTACAAGATCATGTGCCCCAAGCAATTGCAGGGCGTTGAGAAAGACAAAAAGGCCACTGAAATAATCATTAAGTTTATCGATTTGCCCGAAGATCAGTACCGTTTGGGTAACACAAAGGTATATGACCGACAATATATCTATTCACAAAACTAAATCATCTGCACTTCTTCTGCTTGAATCTGGACAATGTTTCCGACTGCCTAACTTCATTCAAAAACTGGAGAACTTATTAAGTTGTCTCGTTTTGATTGAGGGTTTTTGCCAGTCCGTGGATATTATCAAGACCTCACACGCCTCTTTTTTACACAACATCTTCTGCACACTTCCGAAGATATATTTTCTGGAACTGCTTTTCCTAAACCAATCGTAACAACCTTTGCAGCTGCTAGTACACAGCTCTTGTCAACTATTGGGTTAGGGATCGTTTGATCTGGAGGGTTTATCTTCCCTATCTTAGTCTCATCTTAGTGTTATCATCTGCCTGCACTTTAACCCCATTTGCATCCCTTTACTAAAACTATACATGTTATTGTTCTTGACCTGTGATTTGATGTACCTTTCTGTGTTTTCGTTTGTACCATCCATCCTCTATCTATCCCAGTTCAACCTGTCCAAAAGTGTTTTTGAAGAAGCGCTtaagcaaagcaaaaaaagaaaaagaatgaACCTATACCGTCTGAATGAGTTTCCCCCAGAAGCTCCCAGAACAGTGTTGGTTCCGCTTAGTGCACGCATTCTTTAGGAGATGGCACCAACAGAAATCTAACCTATATTCTCTCTTTCCCACCCAAACCACCCCAAACCCACTTCCAACCCTCAACAAAAAACAGGTGTTCTTCCGCGCCGGTGTCCTGGGTCAGATGGAGGAGTTCCGTGATGAGCGTCTGGGCAAGATCATGTCCTGGATGCAGGCCTGGGCTCGTGGTTACCTGTCCCGCAAGGGCTTCAAGAAGCTCCAGGAGCAGCGCGTCGCCCTCAAGGTTGTCCAGCGCAACCTGCGCAAGTACCTGCAGCTCCGTACCTGGCCCTGGTACAAACTGTGGCAGAAGGTCAAGCCCCTCCTCAACGTCAGCCGTATCGAGGATGAGATTGCCGTGAGTATAGAgaagatagaaagatggagaCTGTGGCggacttttggttttggttcgACGATGGTGAACTTGGACAGGACCAGTTGCTGGTGACAATCATCTGAGGTAGCCCTGGGGTGTCTATTCCCTTAGTCATTGTCTGGGGTAATTGGATGAGCTGAGGCAGCTGCACAGCCAACTCAATCCTATTTTAATCAATGGTCATAAACATTGTTGCGATGCGAAATTCCTGCGCTTAATTAAGCACACATCTTAATACCTGCATCATCTGCATACCCAACTATTTTATTCGAACAACTTGagagccacccacccactggCAGCTGTTCGAACGTATCGATACGATCTGATTCCAATCGCCGGGGGCAGCCAAAAATAGATGCTGTCATAATCTCCTCGCACTTTCGATCAGGCCAAATGTGGCCTCTGTTTTCGCTGGAATCCAACGGCTCTTCACCTCTCACATTCTTACATATAGTTTGCAAAAATTATGACTTGTTCTATTCTTGGCCCTGCCACATAGCTggggattttttgtttaagagCCACAATTAGTTTGCCAATTAGCTtgctaattaaataataaaaaatgcccCAAGATGCCCACGTAAAGTTCCGATCCCCGATGAGTAATTTAACATGTATACAACCAATACGCACAATGCGATGTGTATACAGGGGAATCTATATATAAGCACTTAAGATGGTACACCTGCTGGTACCGCCGCACAAGTGCGACTTGATAGGCCCCATACCAGAGCAGTATAGCCCCATACCATATAGCAATGGCAGCAATTTGTGAATTATGATGGCTACCTCCTAACCAAGGCGATTACACACATGCCAAGTGGCATGGCAGCAGCTGCCATATATCgctgctctgctctgctctgctcaGTTCTGCTCGCATCGGGGCGTTTTGGCTAATTTTATAGCCAAAGTGGCCCAGTGCATTTGCAGCAGCCATTCCAGTTGTATTTGACCAGTCGCCGTCGCGGTAACAGGTACCACACACAAAAATCGAACCCCCAACGAAGAACCAATCGAACTGAGCACAAGATCATAAGATCACCATAGCTCAACGAATTAAAAGGGGGTTAATAGGAGTTAATAAAAGTTATTAGACCCTTTAGAAGGAGGCTTAAGAGTTAGCGAAAGTGATTTAGCAACATGGCCGATGAGAAGAAAGCCAAGAAAACGAAGAAATCCACCGAATCAACCACACCCAGTGCCGCTGAGGAAGCAGCTCCAGCTGAGGCTgctccaccagcagcagcggatGCTCCGCCAGAGGCTGCTCCTCAGCCCGAATCAGCCCCTGTTGAACCAGCACCAAAAGCCCAGCCAGCAGCTGAGGAAATCAGCTCCTTTACTAACCCATCGAATGCCTCTAATGACTTGCAGCGTCTGGAGGAGAAGGCCAAGAAGGCTGAGGAACTGCATGCCGCTGAAGTGAAGGTGCGCAAGGAGCTGGAGGCCCTCAACGCCAAGCTGTTGGCCGAGAAGACCGCTCTGCTCGACTCGCTGTCCGGCGAGAAGGGTGCCCTGCAGGACTACCAGGAGCGCAACGCCAAGTTGACCGCCCAGAAGAACGACCTCGAGAACCAGCTGCGCGTAAGTATAGCCCATTAATACACCCACTTATGCGATGTGGTGCCACGAAAGCGGAAAAGGCAACGAAATTGATCGGAGGCAATCGAGCATGAAACTTGCTCTCGGCTATTTCTGGCCATTTGCGCTTTTTGGGCTAAATTTAGGAGTGACCAATCAGCTACTTACCCATTACCCAAAATTCCAATCAAATAGGATATCCAAGAGCGCCTGACTCAGGAGGAGGATGCCCGCAACCAGCTGTTccagcagaagaagaaggccGACCAGGAGATCTCTGGCCTGAAGAAGGACATCGAGGATCTGGAACTGAACGTCCAGAAGGCCGAGCAGGACAAGGCCACCAAGGATCACCAGATCCGCAACTTGAACGACGAGATCGCCCACCAGGATGAGCTCATCAACAAGCTGAACAAGGAGAAGAAGATGCAGGGCGAGACCAACCAGAAGACCGGTGAGGAGCTGCAGGCCGCCGAGGACAAGATCAACCACTTGAACAAGGTTAAGGCCAAGCTCGAGCAGACCCTCGATGAGCTGGAGGATTCGCTGGAGCGCGAGAAGAAGGTGCGCGGCGATGTTGAGAAGTCCAAGCGCAAGGTTGAGGGTGACCTCAAGCTGACCCAGGAGGCCGTTGCCGATCTGGAGCGCAACAAGAAGGAGCTCGAGCAGACCATCCAGCGCAAGGACAAGGAGCTGTCCTCCATCACCGCCAAGCTCGAGGACGAGCAGGTCGTTGTGCTGAAGCACCAGCGCCAGATCAAGGAGCTGCAGGCCCGCATCGAGGAGCTCGAGGAGGAGGTCGAGGCTGAGCGCCAGGCCCGCGCCAAGGCTGAGAAGCAGCGCGCCGATCTGGCCCGCGAGCTCGAGGAATTGGGCGAGCGTCTGGAGGAGGCTGGCGGTGCCACCTCTGCCCAGATCGAGCTCAACAAGAAGCGCGAGGCTGAGCTGAGCAAGCTGCGTCGCGATCTTGAGGAGGCCAACATCCAGCACGAGTCCACCCTGGCTAACCTGCGCAAGAAGCACAACGATGCCGTCGCCGAGATGGCCGAGCAGGTTGACCAGCTCAACAAGCTGAAGGCTAAGTAAGTACCGTTTGCAATTACTAGACATCTAGCTAGCTTTTTCAGGTGCGCCAACGCTATCGCGACAGAGAGAAGATGAAGAAACCAGGAGTTATTTAGACTTGGTTATCGAACCCACGCAGCTAATAGAAATTTGCTCTCTTTTCTCTTACCCACTTTTGCGCTAATCCAGGGCCGAGCACGATCGCCAGACTTGCCACAACGAGCTGAATCAGACTCGTACCGCCTGCGATCAGCTGGGTCGCGATAAGGTAATATGTCGCGACAagtggcgcccgagcagggacgCCGAGCGATCCACACATATACAGAATTACACTGAACACGCATGTTCCAACCAAATAAAGCAAACACACAACTACGTATTAAACTACGTCTGTGTGTTACCCAAAACTCTCTGTCTAATCGAAATGAAGGGTTTCTCGAAAAAAAAGGTTCAACGCAAGGATAGCAAGTCGCTCTCGCTTCTCGCCTATGTTTCTGCCTCTGTCTCTGTCTATCCCCCACAAAACATAAACTAACCCGTGCAATACGAACCTCTCTGTGTCTCTATCTATCTGTCTAAACCAGGGCTGAGAAGGAGAAGAACGAGTACTACGGCCAGTTGAACGATCTGCGCGCCGGTGTCGACCACATTACCAACGAGAAGGTATTGAAACTTGATCTTTACTATGCGTTAAATGCTCTCAACGCGATGCTGTAAattaaaatgctgaaatttctaGTTTTGCCACGTCTCTACATCTGTGTATAGTATCAACGTAGTTGCAATGCAACCACACCGAAAAATCCCaaagaaaatatgtaaaaactaAAACGACCCACCCACTTGAGTAATCTCCAAGCTTGATCTACTAACTCCCCAATGCCTTGTACAGCACTTGACACGACCAAAATGCCACCACACTCACAAACCTCCGATGGAGAAATAACCCCAAATCAATCCGAAACTAATGCAAATCTAAATCCAAAAATACAGGCTGCCCAGGAGAAGATCGCCAAGCAGCTGCAGCACACCCTCAACGAGGTGCAGTCGAAACTGGATGAGACCAACAGGACTCTGAACGACTTCGATGCCAGCAAGAAGAAGCTGTCCATCGAGAACTCCGACCTGCTCCGCCAGCTGGAGGAGGCCGAGTCCCAGGTGTCCCAGCTGTCCAAGATCAAGATCTCCCTGACCACCCAGTTGGAGGATACCAAGCGTCTGGCCGACGAGGAGTCGCGCGAGCGTGCCACCCTTTTGGGCAAGTTCCGCAACCTGGAGCACGACCTGGACAATCTGCGCGAGCAGGTTGAGGAGGAGGCCGAGGGCAAGGCCGATCTGCAGCGCCAGCTGAGCAAGGCCAACGCTGAGGCCCAGGTCTGGCGTAGCAAGTACGAGTCCGATGGCGTCGCCCGCTccgaggagctggaggaggccAAGAGGAAGCTGCAGGCCCGTTTGGCCGAGGCTGAGGAGACCATCGAGTCCCTCAACCAGAAGTGCATCGGCCTGGAGAAGACCAAGCAGCGCCTGTCCACCGAAGTGGAGGATCTGCAGCTGGAGGTCGACCGTGCCAACGCCATTGCCAATGCTGCCGAGAAGAAGCAGAAGGCCTTCGACAAGATCATCGGCGAGTGGAAGCTCAAGGTCGACGATCTGGCCGCCGAGCTGGATGCCTCCCAGAAGGAGTGCCGCAACTACTCCACCGAGCTGTTCCGTCTTAAGGGCGCCTACGAGGAGGGCCAGGAGCAGCTGGAGGCTGTGCGTCGTGAGAACAAGAACCTGGCCGATGAGGTCAAGGATCTGCTCGACCAGATCGGTGAGGGTGGCCGCAACATCCATGAGATCGAGAAGGCACGCAAGCGCCTCGAGGCCGAGAAGGACGAGCTCCAGGCCGCCCTCGAGGAGGCTGAGGCTGCTCTCGAGCAGGAGGAGAACAAGGTGCTGCGCGCCCAGCTGGAGCTGTCCCAGGTCCGCCAGGAGATCGATCGCCGCAtccaggagaaggaggaggagttcGAGAACACCCGCAAGAACCACCAGCGCGCCCTCGACTCCATGCAGGCTTCCCTCGAAGCCGAGGCCAAGGGCAAGGCTGAGGCCCTGCGCATGAAGAAGAAGCTGGAGGCTGACATCAACGAGCTTGAGATTGCTCTGGATCACGCCAACAAGGTGGGTTTGAATGCGATAGTacctcatatttttttatttttttttttattttttttttttatttaattgtttttaactattttcttgtttttttaggCTAACGCCGAGGCCCAGAAGAACATCAAGCGttaccagcagcagctgaaGGACATCCAGACTGCcctcgaggaggagcagcgcgCCCGCGACGATGCCCGCGAACAGCTGGGCATCTCCGAGCGTCGTGCCAACGCCCTCCAGAACGAACTGGAGGAGTCTCGCACTCTGCTGGAGCAGGCCGATCGCGGCCGTCGCCAGGCCGAGCAGGAGCTGGCCGATGCCCACGAGCAGCTGAACGAGGTGTCCGCCCAGAACGCCTCCATCTCCGCTGCCAAGAGGAAGCTGGAGTCCGAGCTGCAGACCCTGCACTCCGACTTGGACGAACTCCTGAACGAGGCCAAGAACTCCGAGGAGAAGGCCAAGAAGGCCATGGTCGATGCCGCCCGTTTGGCCGATGAGCTCCGCGCCGAGCAGGATCATGCCCAGACCCAGGAGAAATTGAGGAAGGCCCTCGAGCAGCAGATCAAGGAGCTGCAGGTCCGTCTCGACGAGGCCGAGGCCAACGCCCTCAAGGGTGGCAAGAAGGCCATCCAGAAGCTCGAGCAGCGCGTCCGCGAGCTCGAGAACGAGCTGGACGGTGAGCAGAGGAGGCACGCCGATGCCCAGAAGAACCTGCGCAAGTCCGAGCGTCGCGTCAAGGAGCTGAGCTTCCAGTCCGAGGAGGACCGCAAGAACCACGAGCGCATGCAGGATCTGGTCGACAAGCTGCAACAGAAGATCAAGACATACAAGAGGCAGATCGAGGAGGCCGAGGAAATCGCCGCCCTCAACTTGGCCAAATTCCGCAAGGCTCagcaggagctggaggaggccGAGGAGCGTGCCGATCTGGCTGAGCAGGCCATCAGCAAATTCCGCGCCAAGGGACGTGCCGGTTCTGTCGGTCGTGGTGCCAGCCCAGCGGTAAGTTTTGATTAGAGCATCCCATCATCATCACACCCTACCTCTCTAGACCTTATGAGACCCTACCATCCTCCTCTcagagaaaaaagaaaatatatcatttgAATTTCTCTCAATCGAACACCAACTGAGCCTCCATTTTGCCGCAATCACTACGTTCTCTTCAGATCAGTTTTTGAATAATCCGTATATTCTTCCCTTTCATATTGCGCGCGTATGCTCTCTGCTTCTTCTCACGAAAACAGATCTAAATCTGAGGCAGCACCACCAAGTGAAAAACAATCTATATAGCGATCCAATTATGGTTCATTTACGATAATGAGAGAACAAAAACCATGCAAAGAGAATTATAGCTTATaagaattattataaaataaatactaataacaataatatagTTGCATCATACGACATTCGctagcagaaaaaaaatgtaaaaattagaAGCCACCCAAATCCGAAATCAATGGATCAATTCATCGAATACCAACCAAGAATGCGTTCATTTTGACAGAAAACCAaacgaaaagcaaaaaaaaaaattacaagtaAACAAGCAAGCAACCAACAGCAGCATCAGGCTAAATCAATCGAATTGCTTTCTCTACAaccatttacaaaaaaaaaaatcaatactATTCTTccactatattattataaactgTATTTGTACATGTGTACTGCAGCCGACAGCGTCAAAGGGCCGCAAGAGCGCGCTGCTGGAGCAGTAGAAACTTTTCTGAAACATTTGTAAGTGGACGTGTTCGTGCACGTCTTGACCCGTTCTTGTTGTGTCGGAACTCTTCCCACCCACTCCCTCACACCCACACAGTCAGTCAGCCAGTCAGTCAACCGCAGCTCATCTCGTTGTCTCGCTCACTCGTTCGTTGTCGTTGCTCAAACTCCAACTCATTCGTTACGTTTTGTCGTCTCGCTGTCGTACTCGTCAAGCGCTCTCGCTCCTCTCTCATCCGACACTCGACTCCCCAGCAAGACATACTCTCTCTCGAAGAGCATCTACGTTAGCTCACTTCGTACCTGGTTACCGTTATAGTTCACCCCTGCACTCGCTGGCACTACGAAACGTGCGTAGAGAGTGCTGGGCCTTCTCGTTATCGTTCTATCCCAGTGCAGTCGATCCAACTGGGCGACTCGTCCCATTCCCCGGCATGTTTGAATATCGTAATTCTTCTGAAGCTAAtccttatataattttatttatctctCTATTCTACAGCCCCGTGCGACGTCCGTTAGGCCACAATTCGACGGATTGGCCTTCCCACCAAGATTCGACCTTGCTCCTGAAAACGAATTCTAAAtgccatttcattttttaatttattttaaatgatatttcataatgattatgtttatgattttaatttaatttcttaatttaaaaacaaaataataaaactataacaaaatatatatcgaAAACGACGGGAGGCAAACCACCAACACCAACGCCAAATGCACTTAGGCAAAAAATGAAACCAAATAACAACGATCGATCACCGCATCGATtagtatacatacatacataagtgAACAGGATCAGGCTTTTGTGTAAGCGCGACATTTGCCACGGGGACACTGCTGGCTGGAcctgtatttgtatttgtatttatatatttttatacaacttTCGAAATGCATTCAACCAACTAACTATGAAAGAACCAAATCGATTCTCAATCGAACAGCCTGAGAAAGATCGATCGCGAAATGAGAGAGCCCCTTCAAAGTGAAGGCCCCGCGGCGGTGTCCGCCGGTAAATGTCGCCCGCTGTTCGAATTTTTTGCTCTATATGTATTCTCAATTACCTTTGTCATACAGACCAGACAAGACTTACGGACGACACAAGCTATATGCACTGCGCTTATGTTTATGTTAATTTTGACTCTATCAAGCAATGATAAAGAGATAAGATCATCACTCTACACTAAATGAAAAGTATACAAAAAAggaacaaaataaatgtaaatcaaTTTAACAAATGTGTTTTATTCTCGCTGATGAAATATCTAAGAATTTCTAATCACCAGCAAAAGCTGGGGGAACTACACCACAGAAACTGATAAGAATGTTaaattttccattaaattaaaagacatGGCCCATATATGTTAAGTAATAAGATTAtgtggatatatttatttacttttaattaaaccCCAAAACCAAGTAGCTTCTACTTTCCCGCCCCCGGAGCCCTGGGATTGGGCTCGATGCGCAGCAGTTGCTTGTGCTGGCCGATCATGTGCTCAATGTGATTGCATTCGCGCAGATGACCCTTGAACTCATCAAGAGTCTCATATAAAACCGGATAGAGAGCGGGCAGGAGTCCATGGTCCAAAGTCGGGAAGAGATGGTGGAGCACATGATCGCCAAAGTGGGTGAGGACCAGGAACTGTGACCACTTGAGATCGCCGCGATCGATGATCGTGTCCACCTGGAACAAGCCCCAGTCGCGATCCTCGCGATTCGCATCGCCCTCGTGATAGATTTCCGGATCGTGATGGGCCGCATTCAGACCTATCACACAGAAGCTAAAACTAGCGATCGACGTCATCGAGAGCCACGTTCGCACGCAGGTCCAGACGCCAACAGATCCTCCGGTTCCCAGGTAAATAGCAATGGGTATGCTCAGCGGCAGTAGATCGTGCCAGTAGAGGATGTTCGTGTGACGCAGCGAGTAGAAAATACTGAAATATCAATAGCAATCAATCAAACAATCTTTGTTTACGATCGCCTCCCCGATCACGATCACTCACCGTGTGCCGATCTGTATGAAGAAGGCCAGGGCATAGGCCACCGGTTCCGTGACCCAGGACACATAGCGCATCACCTTGCTCTTGATGTGCGGATTGGGCACCCAGCAGAGCAGCGGCTCGAACATCGAGAGCTCCAGATCGAAATAGGAATTGGGATAGATGTGGTGGGACAGAGCATGGGACACACGCCAGGCGGCGAAGTTCATCAGGCCCAGATTGAAGGCGTACATCTGCCAGTTGTCCCGGCGATGGAAGTAGTTGTGGGACACGATCACCGTCCAGCAGAGGGCCACACCCGCCAAGATCAGAGCCAAAAGGCTATTGTACTTGGCACTGGCAATGCCGAAAAGGAAGAGCGACACAAGGACTCCCAGGTGAAtgagctaaaaataaaaaaaaaatattgtaatatttttatttctaaagaaaattattataactaattaattatttaattatcaaaATTTGGACAAAAAAGAAACCCAGGAAAACTGATAATTCTGTCCCATTATCGTCATGAGAC
The genomic region above belongs to Drosophila takahashii strain IR98-3 E-12201 chromosome 2L, DtakHiC1v2, whole genome shotgun sequence and contains:
- the Mhc gene encoding myosin heavy chain, muscle isoform X21; translated protein: MPKPIPNQEDEDPTPYLFVSLEQRRIDQSKPYDSKKSCWIPDEKEGYLLGEIKATKGDIVSVGLQGGEVRDLKSEKVEKVNPPKFEKIEDMADMTVLNTPCVLHNLRQRYYAKLIYTYSGLFCVAINPYKRYPVYTNRCAKMYRGKRRNEVPPHIFAISDGAYVDMLTNHVNQSMLITGESGAGKTENTKKVIAYFATVGASKKTEESAKSKGSLEDQVVQTNPVLEAFGNAKTVRNDNSSRFGKFIRIHFGPTGKLAGADIETYLLEKARVISQQSLERSYHIFYQIMSGSVAGVKDTCLLTDNIYDYHIVSQGKVTVASIDDAEEFSLTDQAFDILGFTKQEKEDVYRITAAVMHMGGMKFKQRGREEQAEQDGEEEGGRVSKLFGCDTAELYKNLLKPRIKVGNEFVTQGRNVQQVTNSIGALCKGVFDRLFKWLVKKCNETLDTQQKRQHFIGVLDIAGFEIFDYNGFEQLCINFTNEKLQQFFNHHMFVLEQEEYQREGIEWTFIDFGMDLQLCIDLIEKPMGILSILEEESMFPKATDQTFSEKLTNTHLGKSAPFQKPKPPKPGQQAAHFAIGHYAGCVSYNITGWLEKNKDPLNDTVVDQFKKSQNKLLIEIFADHAGQSGGGEQAKGGRGKKGGGFATVSSAYKEQLNSLMTTLRSTQPHFVRCIIPNEMKQPGVVDAHLVMHQLTCNGVLEGIRICRKGFPNRMVYPDFKMRYKIMCPKQLQGVEKDKKATEIIIKFIDLPEDQYRLGNTKVFFRAGVLGQMEEFRDERLGKIMSWMQAWARGYLSRKGFKKLQEQRVALKVVQRNLRKYLQLRTWPWYKLWQKVKPLLNVSRIEDEIARLEEKAKKAEELHAAEVKVRKELEALNAKLLAEKTALLDSLSGEKGALQDYQERNAKLTAQKNDLENQLRDIQERLTQEEDARNQLFQQKKKADQEISGLKKDIEDLELNVQKAEQDKATKDHQIRNLNDEIAHQDELINKLNKEKKMQGETNQKTGEELQAAEDKINHLNKVKAKLEQTLDELEDSLEREKKVRGDVEKSKRKVEGDLKLTQEAVADLERNKKELEQTIQRKDKELSSITAKLEDEQVVVLKHQRQIKELQARIEELEEEVEAERQARAKAEKQRADLARELEELGERLEEAGGATSAQIELNKKREAELSKLRRDLEEANIQHESTLANLRKKHNDAVAEMAEQVDQLNKLKAKAEKEKNEYYGQLNDLRAGVDHITNEKAAQEKIAKQLQHTLNEVQSKLDETNRTLNDFDASKKKLSIENSDLLRQLEEAESQVSQLSKIKISLTTQLEDTKRLADEESRERATLLGKFRNLEHDLDNLREQVEEEAEGKADLQRQLSKANAEAQVWRSKYESDGVARSEELEEAKRKLQARLAEAEETIESLNQKCIGLEKTKQRLSTEVEDLQLEVDRANAIANAAEKKQKAFDKIIGEWKLKVDDLAAELDASQKECRNYSTELFRLKGAYEEGQEQLEAVRRENKNLADEVKDLLDQIGEGGRNIHEIEKARKRLEAEKDELQAALEEAEAALEQEENKVLRAQLELSQVRQEIDRRIQEKEEEFENTRKNHQRALDSMQASLEAEAKGKAEALRMKKKLEADINELEIALDHANKANAEAQKNIKRYQQQLKDIQTALEEEQRARDDAREQLGISERRANALQNELEESRTLLEQADRGRRQAEQELADAHEQLNEVSAQNASISAAKRKLESELQTLHSDLDELLNEAKNSEEKAKKAMVDAARLADELRAEQDHAQTQEKLRKALEQQIKELQVRLDEAEANALKGGKKAIQKLEQRVRELENELDGEQRRHADAQKNLRKSERRVKELSFQSEEDRKNHERMQDLVDKLQQKIKTYKRQIEEAEEIAALNLAKFRKAQQELEEAEERADLAEQAISKFRAKGRAGSVGRGASPAPRATSVRPQFDGLAFPPRFDLAPENEF
- the Mhc gene encoding myosin heavy chain, muscle isoform X25; this encodes MPKPIPNQEDEDPTPYLFVSLEQRRIDQSKPYDSKKSCWIPDEKEGYLLGEIKATKGDIVSVGLQGGEVRDLKSEKVEKVNPPKFEKIEDMADMTVLNTPCVLHNLRQRYYAKLIYTYSGLFCVAINPYKRYPVYTNRCAKMYRGKRRNEVPPHIFAISDGAYVDMLTNHVNQSMLITGESGAGKTENTKKVIAYFATVGASKKTEESAKSKGSLEDQVVQTNPVLEAFGNAKTVRNDNSSRFGKFIRIHFGPTGKLAGADIETYLLEKARVISQQSLERSYHIFYQIMSGSVAGVKEYCLLSNNIYDYRIVSQGKTTIPSVNDGEEWVAVDQAFDILGFTKQEKEDVYRITAAVMHMGGMKFKQRGREEQAEQDGEEEGGRVSKLFGCDTAELYKNLLKPRIKVGNEFVTQGRNVQQVTNSIGALCKGVFDRLFKWLVKKCNETLDTQQKRQHFIGVLDIAGFEIFDYNGFEQLCINFTNEKLQQFFNHHMFVLEQEEYKREGIDWAFIDFGMDLLACIDLIEKPMGILSILEEESMFPKATDQTFSEKLTNTHLGKSAPFQKPKPPKPGQQAAHFAIGHYAGCVSYNITGWLEKNKDPLNDTVVDQFKKSQNKLLIEIFADHAGQSGGGEQAKGGRGKKGGGFATVSSAYKEQLNSLMTTLRSTQPHFVRCIIPNEMKQPGVVDAHLVMHQLTCNGVLEGIRICRKGFPNRMVYPDFKMRYKIMCPKQLQGVEKDKKATEIIIKFIDLPEDQYRLGNTKVFFRAGVLGQMEEFRDERLGKIMSWMQAWARGYLSRKGFKKLQEQRVALKVVQRNLRKYLQLRTWPWYKLWQKVKPLLNVSRIEDEIARLEEKAKKAEELHAAEVKVRKELEALNAKLLAEKTALLDSLSGEKGALQDYQERNAKLTAQKNDLENQLRDIQERLTQEEDARNQLFQQKKKADQEISGLKKDIEDLELNVQKAEQDKATKDHQIRNLNDEIAHQDELINKLNKEKKMQGETNQKTGEELQAAEDKINHLNKVKAKLEQTLDELEDSLEREKKVRGDVEKSKRKVEGDLKLTQEAVADLERNKKELEQTIQRKDKELSSITAKLEDEQVVVLKHQRQIKELQARIEELEEEVEAERQARAKAEKQRADLARELEELGERLEEAGGATSAQIELNKKREAELSKLRRDLEEANIQHESTLANLRKKHNDAVAEMAEQVDQLNKLKAKAEHDRQTCHNELNQTRTACDQLGRDKAAQEKIAKQLQHTLNEVQSKLDETNRTLNDFDASKKKLSIENSDLLRQLEEAESQVSQLSKIKISLTTQLEDTKRLADEESRERATLLGKFRNLEHDLDNLREQVEEEAEGKADLQRQLSKANAEAQVWRSKYESDGVARSEELEEAKRKLQARLAEAEETIESLNQKCIGLEKTKQRLSTEVEDLQLEVDRANAIANAAEKKQKAFDKIIGEWKLKVDDLAAELDASQKECRNYSTELFRLKGAYEEGQEQLEAVRRENKNLADEVKDLLDQIGEGGRNIHEIEKARKRLEAEKDELQAALEEAEAALEQEENKVLRAQLELSQVRQEIDRRIQEKEEEFENTRKNHQRALDSMQASLEAEAKGKAEALRMKKKLEADINELEIALDHANKANAEAQKNIKRYQQQLKDIQTALEEEQRARDDAREQLGISERRANALQNELEESRTLLEQADRGRRQAEQELADAHEQLNEVSAQNASISAAKRKLESELQTLHSDLDELLNEAKNSEEKAKKAMVDAARLADELRAEQDHAQTQEKLRKALEQQIKELQVRLDEAEANALKGGKKAIQKLEQRVRELENELDGEQRRHADAQKNLRKSERRVKELSFQSEEDRKNHERMQDLVDKLQQKIKTYKRQIEEAEEIAALNLAKFRKAQQELEEAEERADLAEQAISKFRAKGRAGSVGRGASPAPRATSVRPQFDGLAFPPRFDLAPENEF